A window of the Eulemur rufifrons isolate Redbay chromosome 6, OSU_ERuf_1, whole genome shotgun sequence genome harbors these coding sequences:
- the HPX gene encoding hemopexin, whose translation MARALGVPVALGLLGLCWSLAIANPLPPTGAHGSTSEGGTEPDPDVIERCSDGWSFDAATLDDNGTMLFFKGEFVWKSPKWDRELISERWKNLTSPVDAAFRRGHNSVFLIKGDKVWVYPPEKKEKAYPKSLQDEFPGIPSPLDAAVECHRGECQEEGILFFQGNRKWFWDLATRTSKERPWQAVGNCSSALRWLGRYYCFQGNKFLRFNPVTGEVPPRYPLDARDYFMSCPGRGHGTRHRNGTGHGNRTHPEYMRCSPDLVLSALLSDHHGATYAFSGSHYWRLDTSRDGWHSWPIAHQWPQSPSTVDAAFSWEEKLYLVQGTQVYVFLTKGGYTLVSGYPKRLEKELGSPHGISLEALDAAFICPGSSRLHIMAGRRLWWLDLQLGAQAMWTELPWPHEKVDGALCMEKSLGPNSCSANGPGLYLIHGPNLYCYSDVEKLTAAKALPQPQKVTSLLGCTH comes from the exons ATGGCTAGGGCACTGGGAGTACCAGTGGCACTGGGGTTGTTGGGCCTGTGCTGGTCTCTAGCCATTGCCAACCCTCTTCCTCC GACTGGTGCCCATGGGAGCACGTCTGAAGGGGGGACCGAGCCAGACCCAGATGTGATCG AACGCTGCTCAGATGGCTGGAGCTTTGATGCTGCCACCCTGGATGACAACGGGACCatgctattttttaaag GGGAGTTCGTGTGGAAGAGTCCCAAATGGGACCGGGAGTTAATCTCAGAGAGGTGGAAGAATCTCACCAGCCCTGTGGATGCTGCATTCCGCCGTGGTCACAACAGTGTCTTCCTGATTAAG GGGGACAAAGTATGGGTGTACCCtcctgaaaagaaggaaaaagcataTCCAAAGTCACTCCAAGATGAATTTCCTGGAATCCCATCCCCACTGGACGCAGCTGTGGAATGTCACCGTGGAGAATGCCAAGAGGAAGGCATCCTCTTCTTCCAAG GTAACCGCAAGTGGTTCTGGGACTTGGCTACGAGAACTTCAAAAGAGCGTCCCTGGCAGGCTGTGGGGAACTGCTCCTCCGCCTTGCGATGGCTCGGCCGCTACTACTGTTTCCAGGGCAACAAATTCCTGCGCTTCAACCCTGTCACGGGAGAAGTGCCTCCCAGGTACCCTCTAGATGCCCGAGACTACTTCATGTCCTGTCCTGGCAGAG GCCATGGCACTAGACACAGGAATGGGACTGGCCATGGGAATAGGACCCACCCTGAGTATATGCGCTGCAGCCCAGACCTAGTCTTGTCTGCACTGTTGTCTGACCACCATGGTGCCACCTATGCCTTCAGTG GGTCCCACTACTGGCGTCTGGACACCAGCCGGGATGGGTGGCATAGCTGGCCCATTGCTCATCAGTGGCCCCAGAGTCCTTCAACGGTGGACGCTGCCTTTTCCTGGGAGGAAAAACTGTATCTGGTCCAG GGCACCCAGGTATATGTCTTCCTGACAAAGGGAGGCTATACCCTAGTAAGTGGTTATCCAAAGCGGCTGGAAAAGGAACTTGGGAGCCCTCATGGGATCAGTCTTGAGGCTCTGGATGCAGCCTTTATCTGTCCTGGGTCTTCTCGGCTCCATATCATGGCAG GACGGCGGCTGTGGTGGCTGGACCTGCAGTTAGGAGCTCAAGCCATGTGGACAGAGCTTCCTTGGCCCCATGAGAAGGTTGACGGGGCCTTGTGTATGGAAAAGTCCCTTGGCCCCAACTCGTGTTCTGCCAATGGCCCCGGCTTGTACCTCATCCATGGCCCCAATTTGTACTGCTACAGTGATGTGGAGAAACTGACTGCAGCCAaggcccttccccagccccaaaAAGTGACCAGTCTCCTGGGCTGCACTCACTGA